From Pyrenophora tritici-repentis strain M4 chromosome 1, whole genome shotgun sequence, the proteins below share one genomic window:
- a CDS encoding FSH1 domain containing protein — translation MTLMLDTTPIKYKALCLHGIGTNVDIFESQTAALRQQLIPHFDWDFIEGSHFWPAAKGVCEIFGTHQVCYSYFDGTAQSALNAIEDLAAYVIENGPFDVLIGFSLGAAMIATLLLSSEHSKARSNIKSVALLCATLPSDWNELLNGRITQLRARDVKEDRRIKIPSVHAWSPDDVDYPGESIEVLRMCVSSRRVEITHSMGHSVPFQGEELIQFAKAMATMVAGTSYLP, via the exons ATGACTCTAATGTTAGACACCACGCCTATCAAGTACAAAGCTCTTTGCTTGCATGGGATAGGAACCAATGTCGAT ATATTCGAATCTCAAACTGCAGCTCTGCGGCAACAGCTGATACCACATTTCGATTGGGATTTCATCGAAGGCAGCCATTTCTGGCCCGCAGCGAAAGGTGTCTGCGAGATCTTCGGAACTCACCAAGTCTGCTATTCCTACTTCGATGGCACAGCACAGAGCGCGTTGAATGCGATCGAGGATCTTGCAGCATATGTTATCGAAAATGGGCCGTTCGACGTTCTTATTGGCTTTTCGTTAGGCGCCGCCATGATAGCCACCCTGTTGCTTTCCTCGGAGCACAGCAAAGCTCGGAGCAACATCAAGAGCGTTGCATTGTTGTGCGCCACCCTACCCAGCGACTGGAATGAACTTTTGAACGGTAGAATTACACAGCTGAGGGCGAGAGATGTGAAAGAAGACCGGAGGATAAAGATTCCGTCCGTGCATGCATGGAGTCCGGATGATGTCGACTATCCCGGCGAGAGTATTGAAGTCCTCCGAATGTGTGTCTCATCACGTCGTGTCGAGATAACGCATTCAATGGGTCACAGTGTGCCGTTCCAAGGCGAGGAGCTTATCCAATTTGCGAAAGCGATGGCTACTATGGTGGCCGGCACCAGTTATTTGCCTTGA
- a CDS encoding putative umta methyltransferase family protein, with protein MAENPDYVFTRDYIDNNRINLQHYLWVELFGYLTHPNIRLLEKAHSSTESKPLRVADVGTGTAIWLIDLGARLPHDVQLDGLDVSFNAAPPASWLPRNVTLRNWDIKEPAPAELIGAYDLVHIRNFAFVLQDAEIPSILDKLIALLKPGGYIQWGEPDVASFRIEKTEASNKVEALTGLLALSQGQDARLKPTWVPGLARSFELAGLEQMHTDVRDAPPHLALAMHECNLTIHELIARQTGKPEIAKALAQMMSEVGVETRNGACWAFTRWTIIGRKQDEV; from the exons ATGGCGGAAAATCCTGATTACGTATTTACACGGGATTATATCGACAATAACCG TATCAACCTCCAACACTACCTCTGGGTAGAGCTATTCGGATATCTCACGCATCCAAACATCCGGCTGTTGGAGAAAGCTCACTCGAGCACTGAGAGTAAGCCGCTACGCGTAGCTGATGTGGGGACGGGTACAGC TATCTGGCTTATCGATCTTGGCGCTCGGCTTCCCCACGATGTTCAATTGGACGGACTAGACGTATCTTTCAATGCTGCCCCACCAGCAAGCTGGCTGCCTCGCAATGTTACCTTGAGGAATTGGGATATCAAGGAACCCGCACCAGCGGAACTTATTGGTGCTTACGATCTGGTACATATTCGCAACTTCGCCTTTGTATTGCAGGATGCGGAGATACCAAGCATCCTTGACAAGCTAATTGCTCTACTCA AGCCCGGCGGCTACATACAATGGGGCGAGCCTGACGTTGCATCTTTTCGAATCGAGAAGACGGAGGCGTCGAATAAGGTAGAAGCACTGACCGGTCTTTTGGCGTTATCTCAAGGTCAAGACGCAAGACTAAAACCCACCTGGGTCCCCGGTCTTGCGCGGTCATTTGAGCTTGCGGGGCTGGAGCAGATGCATACGGACGTGCGTGACGCTCCTCCTCATCTTGCACTTGCAATGCATGAATGCAATCTCACCATCCACGAATTGATAGCCAGGCAGACTGGTAAGCCGGAGATCGCAAAGGCTTTGGCCCAGATGATGTCGGAAGTTGGTGTTGAGACAAGAAATGGGGCGTGTTGGGCTTTCACAAGATGGACGATTATTGGCAGGAAGCAGGATGAAGTCTAG
- a CDS encoding CypX, Cytochrome P450 translates to MGSPTARYLIASASGILSHWTYFIHGEHDLAAARIATCHLSAFIFVVATELQLYDVSLRSAAERGLNLGIAYLAGLFTSIIFFRLFLSPLRHINGPLRLKITKLTHVWDMAFNQNCKLLEELRKQYGDVVRTGPNEVTIFGAEAFHKVHGPESTCSRAAYYDLLHPMVSLDTTRDSAIHSHRRRIWDQAFSIKDEALDTAVPLVYEHAEKLNAELAKRTNDPLDISVWLEYYTFDLMGLFGLTVDFGNLTKGEHPILALYHMAHKKLGPLAAAPWIKHLLMGIPYIERMKYYRQFMDWAHAELERNIQMNKEARKNVIGYVVDDAMSNGGLRANWNFVLGDFILVIVAGSDPVRQVLANMLYYLTVHPEHLATIRTELATIDLHNYKALQQCSHLNASIYETLRLNPAVPSSGLRLPPKGGLVIQGTFIPEGTTIVTPQYSILRDARNFLSPEAFIPERFTSKPDLIINKLAFVPWSTGKMACLGKNLSLMEIRVAAALLLTSFDFDFAPGEDGTRMFTKATDYFTTTPGPLNLVLKNRIP, encoded by the exons ATGGGTTCGCCAACAGCCAGATACCTTATCGCTTCAGCTTCTGGAATCCTCAGTCACTGGACATATTTCATACATGGGGAACACGATCTTGCTGCTGCGCGTATCGCAACATGTCATTTATCTGCGTTCATATTTGTCGTTGCTACTGAATTGCAGCTTTACGATGTCTCCTTACGCAGCGCTGCGGAACGAGGACTGAATCTGGGCATTGCATACCTTGCAGGACTTTTCACAAGCATTATATTCTTCCGGCTGTTCTTATCGCCATTGCGTCACATAAATGGACCTCTAAGATTAAAGATTACAAAACTGACCCATGTGTGGGACATGGCCTTCAACCAAAATTGCAAACTGCTTGAAGAACTGAGGAAGCAATACGGCGACGTTGTTCGGACGG GTCCAAATGAAGTGACCATCTTTGGTGCAGAAGCTTTTCACAAAGTCCATGGCCCGGAGTCAACTTGCAGTCGCGCAGCCTATTACGACTTGCTTCATCCCATGGTATCACTTGACACCACTCGCGACAGCGCCATTCATAGTCATCGACGACGAATATGGGACCAAGCATTCAGCATTAAAG ATGAAGCCCTGGACACAGCAGTGCCCCTTGTATACGAGCATGCTGAGAAGCTCAATGCGGAGCTCGCCAAACGTACGAATGATCCCCTCGATATATCGGTATGGCTCGAATACTACACATTCGACCTCATGGGTCTCTTTGGTCTCACAGTAGATTTCGGAAACCTCACCAAAGGCGAACATCCCATCCTTGCATTGTATCATATGGCTCACAAGAAACTTGGCCCTTTGGCTGCAGCCCCTTGGATCAAACATCTTTTAATGGGTATTCCATACATCGAACGAATGAAATACTATAGGCAATTCATGGACTGGGCGCATGCTGAGTTGGAAAGGAACATCCAG ATGAACAAAGAGGCCAGAAAAAATGTCATCGGCTACGTCGTTGATGACGCGATGTCGAACGGTGGGCTTCGAGCGAATTGGAACTTTGTCCTAGGTGACTTCATCCTAGTCATCGTTGCAGGCAG TGACCCGGTCCGTCAAGTTCTAGCAAACATGCTCTACTACCTCACCGTACACCCCGAACACCTCGCAACGATCCGCACGGAGTTAGCTACAATCGACCTGCACAACTACAAGGCTCTACAACAGTGCAGCCATTTGAATGCGTCGATATACGAAACTTTAAGGCTCAACCCTGCAGTTCCGTCGTCGGGTCTCAGACTGCCGCCAAAGGGCGGATTGGTAATTCAGGGTACCTTTATTCCGGAAGGAACGACAATAGTCACTCCACAGTACAGCATACTACGAG ATGCACGTAATTTCTTGTCACCCGAAGCCTTTATACCCGAACGCTTCACCAGCAAGCCCGATTTGATCATCAATAAGCTTGCCTTCGTACCCTGGAGTACAG GCAAGATGGCCTGTCTCGGGAAAAACCTGAGCTTGATGGAAATCCGTGTAGCGGCCGCGTTGTTGCTGACAAGCTTCGATTTCGATTTTGCGCCAGGGGAGGACGGCACAAGAATGTTTACAAAGGCGACGGACTACTTTACAACGACGCCTGGGCCACTGAACTTAGTTCTGAAGAACAGGATTCCGTAA
- a CDS encoding alpha-beta-Hydrolase, with amino-acid sequence MLFARVGSLILNALFFTLITAKAMASHKPTIVIVSGAWHVPESYSKLTKALKKAGYEVHVPRLPSMNEARPPTANLESDTEFMRDFIKGLIDKGQTIAALMHSYGGQVGTNALYDLGLNNRSAGVSQLIYMTAFAQEAGWSMIDKVEEFGQGDLIPLAFDFADDKTVVSRDPKTLLVGNTTLPESDVDAYLNTLVRWNGQCMYDRITKTAWKDIPVSYIHTTQDMTVPFDYQKSMVEIMRKAGREVRTFEVESGHCPNFTATSDIVKAVEEILGGSK; translated from the coding sequence ATGCTGTTCGCACGCGTTGGTTCTTTGATTTTGAACGCACTCTTCTTCACTCTCATCACCGCTAAAGCAATGGCTTCCCACAAGCCCACCATCGTTATCGTCTCTGGCGCttggcacgtcccagagtCTTACTCTAAACTCACCAAGGCTTTGAAGAAGGCCGGATATGAGGTCCACGTACCTCGGCTACCTTCTATGAACGAAGCTCGACCACCAACTGCCAATCTTGAGTCGGACACGGAATTCATGCGGGACTTCATCAAGGGGCTTATCGACAAGGGTCAAACCATCGCTGCGTTGATGCATTCCTATGGCGGACAAGTTGGCACGAACGCGTTGTACGATCTGGGACTAAACAACAGATCTGCTGGCGTCTCACAGCTCATTTACATGACCGCCTTTGCCCAGGAAGCAGGATGGTCTATGATTGATAAGGTGGAGGAATTCGGCCAAGGAGATCTCATTCCACTCGCCTTCGACTTCGCCGACGACAAAACGGTGGTCAGTCGTGACCCTAAGACCTTGTTGGTTGGGAACACCACGCTCCCTGAATCTGATGTGGATGCATACCTCAACACTCTGGTTCGTTGGAATGGCCAGTGCATGTACGATCGCATCACGAAGACCGCCTGGAAAGACATACCTGTGAGCTATATTCATACAACTCAAGACATGACCGTACCGTTCGATTATCAGAAGTCGATGGTGGAGATCATGAGGAAAGCTGGTCGGGAAGTGCGCACTTTCGAGGTCGAAAGTGGTCACTGTCCCAACTTCACAGCCACTTCTGACATTGTCAAGGCGGTGGAAGAAATTCTTGGTGGTTCAAAGTAG
- a CDS encoding ProP, Permease major facilitator superfamily, with product MQASKTMTDDPLFRRATPSHGATSERISIELQGLATQADETPLATTAAKSFNADDCHSSESAEPSPGPARKVSRLQSVIEIATLAGISFLNTMGSGILIAALPRIAQDLGLPQGLILWPAVVYALAAGCLLLIFGATADAIGTKLVWVTGAFLYTAFTLAIGFAQTGIQLILFRAFQGVAISMCLPTAVSLITNTFPKGKWRNTAFAMNGMGQPLGYALGLVLGGIFTDTVGWRWAYYMMTIISFFLSTTAIWSLPSVPRPSNKPWKRQLLEDIDWLGAIIMSAGLGLLFYVLATTSSSYTSIKSAPSIAILVVSLLLLGSFPFWMHYQTARSKPALIPNRLWSQASFRTVCIAVFFCWASLNGIEYFTTLYFQQVEGVSALQSSIRFLPHVVMGVATNIVTAYLVARVKIQYLAVVSALITMVAPPLMATVDIGENYWLAPFWALFLSPVNPDVLFTVSNLVISDAFPPEVQSLAGGVFNEVSQFGNSVGLAVTAAIAASITEHSASEREQDALMKGYRAAFWTIFAGTVVVVVVSAYGLRHGGFIGKKND from the exons ATGCAGGCCTCAAAAACTATGACAGATGATCCTTTGTTCCGTCGAGCGACCCCTTCGCACGGTGCCACCTCTGAGCGCATCAGTATCGAGTTACAAGGTCTAGCTACGCAAGCTGATGAGACGCCGTTGGCAACAACTGCTGCAAAAAGTTTCAACGCCGATGATTGCCATTCTTCGGAGAGTGCTGAGCCATCACCTGGCCCTGCGCGCAAAGTGTCGCGACTCCAATCTGTCATAGAGATTGCCACTCTGGCTGGAATCAGTTTCTTAAACACTATGGGATCTGGCATTCTTATCGCTGCCCTTCCCAGGATCGCCCAGGACCTGGGCCTCCCCCAAGGACTTATCCTTTGGCCTGCCGTAGTATACGCCTTGGCAGCAGGATGTCTATTGCTCATCTTTGGCGCGACCGCAGATGCAATAGGTACAAAGCTAGTTTGGGTCACGGGCGCGTTTCTTTACACTGCCTTTACGCTTGCCATAGGATTTGCGCAGACCGGCATTCAACTGATCTTGTTCCGTGCATTTCAAGGTGTCGCCATATCTATGTGCCTACCAACGGCTGTCAGTCTCATCACAAACACATTTCCAAAAGGCAAGTGGCGCAACACGGCATTTGCCATGAATGGGATGGGTCAACCACTAGGCTATGCTCTAGGCCTGGTGTTGGGTGGCATCTTCACGGATACTGTTGGCTGGAGATGGGCCTACTACATGATGACGATCATTAGCTTTTTTCTTTCTACCACAGCCATCTGGTCATTGCCATCGGTTCCCCGCCCCTCGAACAAGCCATGGAAGCGCCAGCTGTTGGAGGATATAGACTGGCTCGGAGCCATCATAATGAGCGCGGGACTTGGTCTGTTGTTCTACGTCCTGGCAACTACATCTTCTTCCTACACCAGCATCAAGAGCGCCCCTTCAATCGCCATCTTAGTGGTATCACTCCTCCTCCTGGGCTCATTTCCTTTTTGGATGCATTATCAAACTGCGCGAAGCAAGCCAGCTCTTATACCCAACCGTCTCTGGAGTCAAGCTTCCTTCAGAACCGTGTGTATCGCAGTCTTCTTTTGCTGGGCATCTCTCAACGGTATCGAATATTTCACAACGCTCTA TTTCCAACAAGTTGAGGGTGTCTCCGCCTTACAAAGTTCCATCCGCTTCCTTCCTCACGTCGTCATGGGAGTTGCAACAAACATCGTGACTGCCTATCTCGTTGCGCGAGTGAAAATACAATACCTGGCTGTAGTCTCTGCTTTGATCACCATGGTAGCACCGCCATTGATGGCTACGGTGGACATTGGCGAGAACTACTGGCTTGCACCCTTTTGGGCGCTGTTCCTATCACCAGTCAATCCTGACG TCTTGTTTACGGTATCGAACCTCGTCATCTCGGACGCCTTCCCCCCAGAGGTACAATCGCTGGCTGGAGGTGTGTTCAATGAGGTCAGCCAGTTCGGAAACTCCGTTGGTCTCGCTGTCACCGCCGCTATCGCTGCGAGTATCACCGAACATTCAGCCTCCGAGAGAGAGCAGGACGCGTTGATGAAAGGTTATCGCGCCGCCTTTTGGACAATCTTCGCTGGTACGGTAGTCGTCGTTGTGGTAAGCGCGTATGGACTCAGACATGGCGGCTTTATTGGTAAAAAGAACGACTAA